The genomic stretch TTAACCTGGCTATGGTAATATTATGGCAGAGCGCGGCGCGCACACCCGGCAGGCGGTTGGCAACGATGGAATTACCAATTCCACTTTTACAAATAAGTATTCCGCGCTTGTATTTTCCTGAAGAAATATTCCTGGCTAATTCATAAGCGTATAACGGGTAATCGCAGCGGTCCTTGGAATAAGTACCCAAGTCCTTTACCCCTATTCCTTTTTTCTCAAGATAGGCCCTTAACTTTTCCTTTAAACTAAATCCGGCGTGATCCGAAGCAATCAATAGCTTACTCATATAATTTTACTTATCCTTTCTACGGCATCTTTAATGGTGGCAAAGATCTCTCCGTAAAACTCAAAAGTTCCTCCGATGGGGTCGGCAATATTCAAATTACTGTCATTTATTTTAGCAAATTCCTTCAATAAAAAAAGCCTATTTTTTGCTTCCGGCGCGAATTGCAAAATCCTCTCCTCATGTATTTTTTCCATGACCAGGATAATATCCGATTCATCCACTAATTCTTTGGTTACTCTTTTGGTCCGATGCGCCAGGACATCCATCCCCTCTCTGGCCAATACTTCACGCGTCTCTTCAGTGGCGCCCATACCGTCAAGCGCGATCATCCCGGCTGAATCTACTTCCACATCGGTCCTGCCCTGGCTCTTTAAAATTTTCTTTAAATACGCTTCTGCCATTACCGAGCGGCAGGAGTTTCCCGTGCAGACAAAAAGCACTTTTTTGGTTTTAGCGGCTGTCAATATTTCCTCATCTTTGATTGCCCCGCTTCTGACTATCCGCAGAGGCTCAAC from Candidatus Omnitrophota bacterium encodes the following:
- the rpiB gene encoding ribose 5-phosphate isomerase B, whose translation is MSKLLIASDHAGFSLKEKLRAYLEKKGIGVKDLGTYSKDRCDYPLYAYELARNISSGKYKRGILICKSGIGNSIVANRLPGVRAALCHNITIARLSREHNDSNVLVLGSAFVKADLAKRIIAVWLNTKFLGGRHLKRVKLINRIDKKITPRAYKELRGCARVGKECTK
- a CDS encoding Sua5/YciO/YrdC/YwlC family protein, with translation KAKGQGKVGLRMPDNPVALEIIFQSKTALACPSANISDKPAPVDLEQAIKDLDGLVDLAVDAGSTKLGKESTVVDLTVEPLRIVRSGAIKDEEILTAAKTKKVLFVCTGNSCRSVMAEAYLKKILKSQGRTDVEVDSAGMIALDGMGATEETREVLAREGMDVLAHRTKRVTKELVDESDIILVMEKIHEERILQFAPEAKNRLFLLKEFAKINDSNLNIADPIGGTFEFYGEIFATIKDAVERISKII